The stretch of DNA AGGCAGTCTGCCGAATAGATGCTCTCTTTCTCGAGGCAGGCGTGCATGGTTTCCTTCAAATGCCTTTCCACGGTCAGAAGAAATACAAAGTCCTTCACACCGATAAGTTGATCCAAATGAATATTGCGGCAGCACATTCCCCCGCAGTTGAGCATGCAATGCTCTATAGCCGATGCGGCAGCGGCATTCAGCCGTTCCTCTGCATGCCGGATACGGTCACAGACGGCCTTTAGATGGCTGGACTCTCCGGCCGACATGCTTTGTATAATTCTTTTGGCTCTGTGAAAATCGTAATGGAGACTCAAACCTTACCTGTATACAACCCATCATAGTCCAGGGTGCACAAGGGCGTGCCCTCGGAATGCACCCCGGCGTCGACGACTTCTCCGAAAAAGAGGGTGTGGTTGCCGGGAGTGTGGCGCGCCTTTACCTCGAGTTCGAACCAGGCCGGGCAGTCTGTCAGAACGGGAGCTCCGGTTTTTCCATAATGCCAGGGAGTGCCCGAGAATTTTTTACCGGGGTCCGGCCCCTTGAACCGTTGCAGCATCGCCTTTTGCGAGCGGTCCAGTACGTGCAGTGCGAAGAAACCGCTTTTTTCGATCAGTCCGTGGGAATAGCGGTTGGGATGCACGGCCGCCATGATCATGGGCGGGTCGTAAGACACCTGGGCGACCCATGAGGCGATCATGCCGTTGATGATCTCATCTACACGGGCTGTCAGCACATATATGCCGTAGGTCATGCGACCGAACGCCTCGAGCCATCTCTTTTTCATTCTCCAACTCCTTCATGATATTTTTTTGGAACGACAGGATCGATTATTTTTACATCGATGGTGTTCTCCAGGGCTTTTGGCAGAAAAATGGATATTTCGTGGGTCAATTCGGTGAAATACCCTTTTTTTACCACAGTGAGACGGGCTTCCACTATCCCGTCTTCTGGCTTTTTGACGTGACTCACGAGGCGGTGGGAGGCCCCCGGCCAGGCAAACCCCTTGGCTTCCAATACGATTGCGGGCAGGCGGTTGTCGGTGAAGCGGACATCGACTTTTTCCGGGTGAACATCGGTGCTCAGGACAATCTGTCTGACCGACGGCGGCAGAACCAGCTGTAACCGGTGGTCTTCATAAAACGGTTGGTGCAGTAAAAATCCCACCGTCAGCAATATGGCTGCCGCAATCGCTACGGCCGGCAGCCACTTCCCCGCGCGTCCGGCACGACGACGCGGCCGCAGTGCCGCATGGGCGTCGGGCATCGGGATGAACGTGTCCAGCAGCAGGATCACACCGGCAACTACCGTGAATGACCAGAGGACATCGGTCGGGAAATGGGCCCCCTGAACAACACGGGCGAAGCCCAGTGCCGTTCCCATCAGCACGCCGGCGGCCGTTCCGGTGACGGCTAATTTGGGATACTGCCTGCGCAGCACGAGAAGGGAGCAGAAGATGAATCCCATCGAGCAGTGGCCGCAGGGAAAGGATTCGCCCTTTTGGGGGATGCCGGGCTGGTACACATGCCGGTACTCCCAGTTCCCGCCGAACGTATCGACGTGCCTTGGACGCGGCCTTCCCCAGTAGTTTTTGAGCACACCGTTGACAATGAGCCCCGGGCCGATGACGGTTGCCAAAAAAATGACCAGGCAGGCGCGACGGAGCTGACGTTTTCGGGGCTTACCCGCGACGATGAACCATGTTCCCAGGGCGGAGAAGGCCAGCAGCAGTCCG from Deltaproteobacteria bacterium encodes:
- a CDS encoding flavin reductase family protein, which codes for MKKRWLEAFGRMTYGIYVLTARVDEIINGMIASWVAQVSYDPPMIMAAVHPNRYSHGLIEKSGFFALHVLDRSQKAMLQRFKGPDPGKKFSGTPWHYGKTGAPVLTDCPAWFELEVKARHTPGNHTLFFGEVVDAGVHSEGTPLCTLDYDGLYTGKV
- a CDS encoding phosphatase PAP2 family protein: MGSSNSHRIINNLLALAALVLIAVLLSWVAVHWDLDRKLSGVFYSPDNGWHLKNRIPWKWLYQYGEIPGLLLAFSALGTWFIVAGKPRKRQLRRACLVIFLATVIGPGLIVNGVLKNYWGRPRPRHVDTFGGNWEYRHVYQPGIPQKGESFPCGHCSMGFIFCSLLVLRRQYPKLAVTGTAAGVLMGTALGFARVVQGAHFPTDVLWSFTVVAGVILLLDTFIPMPDAHAALRPRRRAGRAGKWLPAVAIAAAILLTVGFLLHQPFYEDHRLQLVLPPSVRQIVLSTDVHPEKVDVRFTDNRLPAIVLEAKGFAWPGASHRLVSHVKKPEDGIVEARLTVVKKGYFTELTHEISIFLPKALENTIDVKIIDPVVPKKYHEGVGE